One genomic window of Streptomyces sp. NBC_01276 includes the following:
- a CDS encoding MarR family winged helix-turn-helix transcriptional regulator, producing MTTQAAQSTTRYEELARQLTGIGAVRRDLARILPPDCPPGAAAVLTVLDRHGEMRLSRLTEFMAVDISVSSRHVAHLAARGWIERETDPGDGRCRILRLTTAGRAVLGELGARSTDALEKALADWPSEDIDTLNTLLARLRSSF from the coding sequence GTGACCACGCAGGCGGCGCAGAGCACCACCCGGTACGAGGAGCTGGCCCGCCAGCTCACCGGCATCGGAGCGGTCCGCCGCGACCTGGCCCGGATCCTGCCCCCCGACTGCCCGCCCGGCGCCGCCGCCGTCCTCACCGTGCTGGACCGGCACGGCGAGATGCGGCTCAGCCGGCTCACCGAGTTCATGGCCGTCGACATCTCCGTGTCGAGCCGCCACGTCGCCCACCTGGCGGCCCGCGGCTGGATCGAGCGGGAGACCGACCCGGGCGACGGCCGCTGCCGGATCCTGCGGCTCACCACCGCGGGCCGTGCCGTGCTCGGCGAGCTCGGCGCCCGCTCCACGGACGCGCTGGAGAAGGCGCTCGCCGACTGGCCGTCCGAAGACATCGACACGCTCAACACCCTGCTGGCCCGACTCCGATCGAGCTTCTAG